Within the Acinetobacter radioresistens DSM 6976 = NBRC 102413 = CIP 103788 genome, the region TTTAAAGACTAATTTTTGCATCATTTTCGCAGGTTACCTAGCCGCTATTCACGTAGGTAAACTATCTGCGGGTTTACCCATTCTACAGCAGGAAATTGGCCTGAGTTTAACTCAGGCAGGTTTAGCGCTTTCGCTGGTACAAGCAGCTGGTATGTGTTTTGCTCTAAGCTTGGGTGGGCTTTCACAATATTTTGGTTTAAAAAGATGTCTTACATTGGGTTTAGTCATTCTAGGCTGTGCAAGCATGGGCAGTTTATGGATTAACGATCTTTATAGCCTGTTTATTTTCCGTTTTATTGAAGGTATTGGCTTCCTTTTTATCACTTTATGTGCTCCAGCTTTGCTTAAACAGCTGAGTACGCCTGAATCACTTAACCTGAAAATGGGGTTGTGGGGATCCTATATGGGATTAGGTGTGGGTCTCGCCCTGCTGTTTATACCATTCCTGTTAGAGTTCTGGAGCTGGCAGCAGATCTGGAATATGCTTGGCTTATCTTGCCTGCTGCTGGCGGCTGTCGTGTACCTACAGTTACCGCCTATCAACAAAATACAAAATAGCTCCTTCCCTTTATTCATTAAGCTTTTGAGAACAACCTTAAGTCATCCGCCTGTACTGATCTTGGCTCTTATTT harbors:
- a CDS encoding MFS transporter; protein product: MKNVALASLKTNFCIIFAGYLAAIHVGKLSAGLPILQQEIGLSLTQAGLALSLVQAAGMCFALSLGGLSQYFGLKRCLTLGLVILGCASMGSLWINDLYSLFIFRFIEGIGFLFITLCAPALLKQLSTPESLNLKMGLWGSYMGLGVGLALLFIPFLLEFWSWQQIWNMLGLSCLLLAAVVYLQLPPINKIQNSSFPLFIKLLRTTLSHPPVLILALIFACYTSQWLTVIGFLPTLYLDEQINLKVAGTLTALVSVSNILGTFTSGFLLHRGLAPARLISTGFILMVMMCWLAFSTYFNLSFGLKYLAIMVFSILGGFIPTTIFAISLHYAPQPNTTATSIGLVLQVSAFAQLTVPPLTAALISYTQLWSMIAWVSTILSVLGLILTIQLFQRYPYKI